The genomic stretch TCCGCTCTTGCGGCCACCCAGTTGTTCAGGGCGGTGGAAAGCTCCCGCATGAGCGACGCCGTCGCGCTTGTCAGCGCGGTTTCCGGAGCCAGGAAAATGGCCAGGCTGGATTATATCGGCGGCACCCTGCCTTCCGGCAAGCTGGCAAGCCTGACCGCAGTTAAGTCGTGCAGCGGCAGCTGGAACAGCATAGACGACTATACCAACTGCAAATACCTGTCGCCGCACGACTGGAACAGCCTCCTCTACTCCTATTATATGTGCAATGATGCCACCGGGGCGGGAGGGGGCTGCTGCGCAGCCAATGTCGTGGCCTGCGCGCAGCGCAAAACTACGTCGGAGGATTCCAAGCACGGCACCTCCGGCGATTTCGCCACATGGCGTGTCCAGCTTATGAGCAACGGGAAGTGCGTTACCAGCTGCAAAGGCAACTGCTCGTATGCGCCGCCGGACTGCCCGTCCATGTAACGCGGAAAGCGGACGGTTTCACAGCGGCGGCGCCGACGGCGCCGCCGCTGTTTTGGTTCTCCTGAAATAATACAGCGCGAAACCGCAGACCGCCCAGGCTATTTCCCTTATGTGGCGCACTATGCCGAATGCCAGCCCGTCCGAGGGCGGGTATCCCAGCGCGGCGAAGATGGCGGTTTTGGTGGCTTCCTGCGTGCCGGCTTTGCCCGGCACGGCGAAAAAAATCCCGTCCAGCAGCACTGCCAGCATTTCTATCAGAATCGCCGTTTTGACGGTAACCGCCATTCCCAGAAACCTGCATATCCAGTACGCTTCAAACGCGCCCCAGAGATAGGCCGCCGCGAAAAATCCTGCGGACAGCATAAATCTCGCCGGATACAGGCGCAGAAAGCTCATTATGGTCGCGTCCACGTCTTTGAGCTTTGCCCATATCCCGGCTGTCCCTCCGCTGGTTTGCGGCTGCGCTTTGCCGCCAGCCCTGGCTTCAAGGAAAACTATGAAAACGATGATGGCGCCGATTAGCCAGCCGCCGTTTCTCAATTGCGGTCCCAGCGCGCGCAGGCCCGCATGGGAGTGCGCCGCCAATGCCAGCCCGGCCGCCGACACCGCGGCCATCGCCAGTGTCTGCGTGATTTTAGCCAGCGCTACCGACGAAAGCCGCTGCTCCAGAGGGTGATCCGCCCCCATAAGCGCGGCCCTGGCCCACTCCCCTGCCAGAGTCGCCGACGGGGTCAGGTAATTCACGCCGTCGCCGGCTATGCGCATCATCAGTATGTCGCGGAATTTTATTTTGGCGGACATTCCCGGCGTTATGGCCAGTTTCCAGCCCAGCGCGTTAAGAATATGCGCCACAATCTCCTGCCCGAATATAAGCGCAAATCCCGGCCCCACCGCCGCCGCAGATGCCAGCGCGGCGGCGGCGTCCATTTTGGCCAGCAGTGCGGCAAGCATGAACAGTCCGGCGGCCAGCATGGCGGCTTCAATTTTTGTCATTCGGAATACGATTCTATTTTTTTTTGAGGCGGCAGCGAAAGCCTCGGCGGGACAACCTGGATAGCGGAATCCAGCGGCGGATGGCCGCATGCGCCATCGGTCTTCCCGGTTCCCGCTGTCAGCTGCAATTTCATGGCCTGAAAACGCCGCGCCCGCTGTATTGCGGCGGGCGCGGCGTCTGGATGGGAGGCTGCTATTCAACCGGCGGCAGAAGTTCTTTTATGAATCCGTGCCCGGCGGGGTCTTTTTCCGTGAATAGAAGCGGAGTCTGGCTTACAATGCCCGCGCTCTTGAGCCATTTGGTGGCATGTTTAGGCATGATAAGCCCGATCGGATAGCGGAAACCGATTCCGGTGGCCAGCATGTCCATCGGATTGGTGGTGCAGTTGTTGGTTATCGTGTTGTAATACTCGCTGTCGCGGTTCTGGACGGCGCGGTCCAGCGCCACTTTAAGGACGGCTTTTTTCTTGTCCAGAGATGCGTTCACTGAAAACATTTCTATCCTGGCCACTTCTCCGGGGAAGGTGTCCTGTATGTAGTTTTCCATGGAATAGAGCAGCCAGAGTATCTTGAATGCGCCGAAGGCGCCGGCAGTGGCGGAATAATCCTGGTCCCAGCGGAGCTTGGCCTCCACGCTGACGACCAGCGTGTCGCTGTTGTATGCGCCGCTTCCCTGCTTGACAAAGCCGCCGGGCTTGAATTTGAACACCAGGAAGGAGTGGCCCACTCCGCTGCCCTTGTCTACGTCTATGCCCCAGTAAGCCTCCTTCAGCATGTCGGGGTTTATGCTGGCGGTGTAGCAGGCGTTTTTGCCGTCGCCCAGCGTTATCCATTTGACATGAGCTATCGTAATCCCTTTCGGACCGGAAGATACCAGTTCCGGCGGGGACTTGTATCCGTTTGTGATTTCCTGGCCGGATTCTTTTACATGCGCGGGCTCGGAAGCCTGCGGTGCGGGAACAGCCATGCCGACAGCCGTTTTCGGGCCGAGTTGAAGCTCCTCAAACTGGTGCCCCCAGCCTGCTGGCGGCAAAAACAGCGCCGCGATTGCAATCAGCTTCGATACTGTGGTCATGGTCTGCCTCCTTTAATTACTGCGGTTTTACAAGCCCGCCGCCCTGATTAGTAAATTGTCTCAATAATCGCGGCAGGCCGCATGGGCCGTAGGGCCTATTTCATATAATATCGGCATGAAAACCATAATCCTGATGACGATTTTGCTGTCGCCGCTATGCCGCGCGGAGGAGCCGCGCAGCTTCCATATGCTGCCCACCGGCAACGGCCACGGTTTCCATATTTACGACGAGGCCGCCGGCAGGCTGGCGGCTTTCATGGACCATCCGTACCGCTATCTGCGCGCGCCCAAAGACCTTACCGTTGACGGCCCCGAAAGCCGCAATATCCTGGAGGATTTGACGCTGGGCGCTGATGACGGCGGCTTGTTTTCCGGCTGGGAGCGGGAGGCTGTTGAATACTCCGGGCAGAGCAATATTATAAGGACCGCGCTCCGTTCCGGGCAGAAGCGGGCGGAGGCTTACTATTTTTCGCCCTTCGGGTTGGAAATGAACGCGCTGCTTGCGCTGGCGCATGTTCCCTCCGGCGGCGGAACGGCCCGGCTGAAATTCAGCCTCGGGGCCAATGCCGCCAGCCCGGATGTGATGCACAGGACCCTTAAGGTGGAGCGCATCGCCGGAGAGCGCATCCAGAAAATTCCCGGCGCCTGGGTTCAGACGGGCAACGGAAAAGGCGCGGTGGTTTTTATCCCGGTCGGCGGGGATGGAACGTTGTCCTGCGCGGCTGCCGGGGAGGGGACGCCCCCCGCCGTCATTGAGGGCGAAACCGTCTGCTCCGGCGGCGTCGTGTCCGCGGAAATGCGCCTGCCCGCAAAAGACGGCTGGTTCGGGCTGCTGGCCGCTTATGTGGAGGAGCCTGCCCAAGCCCCCGCCGCGGTTGAAACCGCGCGCCGCTGGCTGGCTGGCCGCGCGCCGCAGGACATACTAAAGGATTCGCTGTCCGAATGGGAGGCCTGGCGCAAGCCCGCGCTGGCCCGGCTGCGA from Elusimicrobiales bacterium encodes the following:
- a CDS encoding prepilin-type N-terminal cleavage/methylation domain-containing protein, coding for MKKGFTLIEVIVVVLIIAVLSALAATQLFRAVESSRMSDAVALVSAVSGARKMARLDYIGGTLPSGKLASLTAVKSCSGSWNSIDDYTNCKYLSPHDWNSLLYSYYMCNDATGAGGGCCAANVVACAQRKTTSEDSKHGTSGDFATWRVQLMSNGKCVTSCKGNCSYAPPDCPSM
- a CDS encoding lysylphosphatidylglycerol synthase transmembrane domain-containing protein codes for the protein MTKIEAAMLAAGLFMLAALLAKMDAAAALASAAAVGPGFALIFGQEIVAHILNALGWKLAITPGMSAKIKFRDILMMRIAGDGVNYLTPSATLAGEWARAALMGADHPLEQRLSSVALAKITQTLAMAAVSAAGLALAAHSHAGLRALGPQLRNGGWLIGAIIVFIVFLEARAGGKAQPQTSGGTAGIWAKLKDVDATIMSFLRLYPARFMLSAGFFAAAYLWGAFEAYWICRFLGMAVTVKTAILIEMLAVLLDGIFFAVPGKAGTQEATKTAIFAALGYPPSDGLAFGIVRHIREIAWAVCGFALYYFRRTKTAAAPSAPPL
- a CDS encoding DUF4105 domain-containing protein, encoding MTTVSKLIAIAALFLPPAGWGHQFEELQLGPKTAVGMAVPAPQASEPAHVKESGQEITNGYKSPPELVSSGPKGITIAHVKWITLGDGKNACYTASINPDMLKEAYWGIDVDKGSGVGHSFLVFKFKPGGFVKQGSGAYNSDTLVVSVEAKLRWDQDYSATAGAFGAFKILWLLYSMENYIQDTFPGEVARIEMFSVNASLDKKKAVLKVALDRAVQNRDSEYYNTITNNCTTNPMDMLATGIGFRYPIGLIMPKHATKWLKSAGIVSQTPLLFTEKDPAGHGFIKELLPPVE